A window of the Brassica napus cultivar Da-Ae chromosome C5, Da-Ae, whole genome shotgun sequence genome harbors these coding sequences:
- the LOC125575592 gene encoding long chain acyl-CoA synthetase 2-like isoform X1 yields MAAAADHVVIVEEGRQATAEHPSAGPVYRCKYAKDGLLDLPADLDSPWQLFSEAVKQYPNEQMLGRRVTVDSKVGPYTWITYREAHDAALRIGSAIRSRGVGPGNYCGIYGSNCPEWIIAMEACMSQGITYVPLYDSLGVNAVEFIINHAEVSLVFVQEKALSSILACHKACSSNLKTIVSFGEVSTTQKEEAENQCVSLFSWHEFLLMGNSDKTALPRKQKTDICTIMYTSGTTGEPKGVILSNAAIMVEVLSIDKMLQVTDRSCDTSDVFFSYLPLAHCYDQVMEIYFLSRGSSVGYWRGDIRYLMDDVHALKPTVFCGVPRVYDKLYAGVMQKISAGGLIRKKLFDLAYNYKLGNMRKGLSQEEASPRLDRLMFDKIKDALGGRAHMLLSGAAPLPRHVEEFLRIIPASNLSQGYGLTESCGGSFTTLAGVFSMVGTVGVPMPTVEARLVSVPEMGYEAFSGDVARGEICLRGKSMFSGYHKRQDLTDQVVINGWFHTGDIGEWQEDGSMKIIDRKKNIFKLSQGEYVAVENLENTYSRCPLIAQIWIYGNSFESFLVAVVVPERKAIEDWAKLNNQSSPSDFESLCQNLKAQKYFLDELNSTAKQYQLKGFEMLKAVHLEPNLFDIERDLITPTFKLKRPQLLKHYKSIIDQLYTEAKASRA; encoded by the exons ATGGCTGCAGCTGCTGATCATGTGGTGATAGTGGAAGAAGGACGGCAAGCCACCGCAGAGCATCCATCGGCAGGACCGGTTTATCGGTGTAAATATGCTAAAGATGGCCTCCTCGACCTTCCTGCTGATCTTGATTCTCCTTGGCAGCTATTTAG TGAGGCTGTGAAGCAATATCCGAATGAGCAAATGTTAGGCCGGCGCGTAACGGTTGATTCTAag GTCGGTCCATACACATGGATCACATATAGGGAAGCTCACGATGCTGCATTGCGGATTGGATCAGCAATCAGAAGCCGAGGCGTTGGTCCG GGAAACTATTGTGGAATATACGGATCTAATTGTCCAGAATGGATTATCGCGATGGAG GCCTGCATGAGCCAAGGGATAACTTATGTACCTTTATACGACAGTTTAG GTGTAAACGCTGTAGAGTTCATCATCAACCATGCCGAGGTTTCGCTGGTATTCGTTCAAGAGAAGGCACTTTCCTCC ATCTTAGCATGCCACAAGGCATGTTCTTCGAATTTGAAGA CTATTGTGAGCTTTGGTGAAGTCTCGACTACACAAAAGGAAGAAGCTGAGAACCAATGTGTTTCGTTATTTTCATGGCATGAGTTCTTACTAATG GGAAACTCGGATAAGACAGCACTTCCTCGTAAGCAAAAAACAGACATATGCACAATAATGTACACAAGCGGGACGACGGGAGAGCCCAAAGGTGTAATCTTAAGCAATGCAGCGATTATGGTCGAAGTTTTATCCATTGATAAAATGCTTCAAGTCACCGATCGATCg TGTGACACAAGTGATGTGTTTTTCTCGTACTTGCCATTAGCACATTGTTATGATCAAGTCATGGAGATCTACTTTTTATCAAGAGGCTCGTCTGTTGGATACTGGCGTGGC GACATTCGGTACTTGATGGATGATGTTCATGCACTGAAACCAACTGTGTTTTGCGGTGTTCCACGAGTTTACGACAAACTCTATGCTG GTGTAATGCAAAAAATCTCAGCTGGTGGTTTGATACGCAAGAAACTGTTCGATTTGGCTTATAACTA TAAATTGGGGAATATGAGGAAAGGATTGTCTCAAGAAGAAGCTTCTCCTCGTCTAGACAGACTTATGTTCGATAAG ATAAAAGATGCATTAGGAGGAAGAGCTCATATGTTGTTATCAGGTGCAGCACCTTTACCTCGTCATGTAGAGGAGTTTTTGAGAATCATCCCTGCCTCTAATCTCTCTCAAGGTTATG GATTGACTGAGAGCTGTGGAGGGAGCTTCACGACTTTAGCAGGAGTATTTTCTATGGTGGGGACAGTGGGTGTGCCAATGCCTACGGTGGAGGCAAGGCTAGTTTCTGTACCAGAGATGGGTTATGAAGCTTTTTCCGGGGATGTGGCTAGAGGAGAGATTTGTCTTAGAGGAAAATCAATGTTCTCTGGTTACCACAAAAGGCAAGACCTAACTGATCAAGTCGTGATCAATGGATGGTTCCACACAG GAGATATTGGGGAATGGCAAGAAGATGGATCGATGAAGATCATAGATAGGAAAAAGAACATCTTTAAGTTGTCTCAAGGTGAATATGTTGCTGTCGAAAACCTCGAGAACACTTACTCAAGATGCCCTCTTATTGCTCAG ATATGGATCTATGGAAACAGCTTCGAGTCTTTTCTGGTAGCAGTGGTTGTACCCGAGAGAAAGGCTATTGAAGATTGGGCTAAACTTAATAACCAATCATCTCCCAGTGATTTTGAATCTCTATGTCAAAATCTCAAAGCTCAAAAATACTTCTTGGATGAGCTTAACTCTACCGCAAAGCAATACCAA CTTAAAGGGTTTGAAATGTTAAAAGCGGTTCATTTGGAACCAAACCTTTTCGATATTGAAAGAGATCTTATAACTCCAACTTTCAAGTTGAAAAGGCCACAGCTCCTGAAACATTACAAG AGCATAATTGATCAACTTTACACCGAAGCAAAGGCGTCCAGAGCATAG
- the LOC125575592 gene encoding long chain acyl-CoA synthetase 2-like isoform X2, with protein sequence MDYRDGVILQACMSQGITYVPLYDSLGVNAVEFIINHAEVSLVFVQEKALSSILACHKACSSNLKTIVSFGEVSTTQKEEAENQCVSLFSWHEFLLMGNSDKTALPRKQKTDICTIMYTSGTTGEPKGVILSNAAIMVEVLSIDKMLQVTDRSCDTSDVFFSYLPLAHCYDQVMEIYFLSRGSSVGYWRGDIRYLMDDVHALKPTVFCGVPRVYDKLYAGVMQKISAGGLIRKKLFDLAYNYKLGNMRKGLSQEEASPRLDRLMFDKIKDALGGRAHMLLSGAAPLPRHVEEFLRIIPASNLSQGYGLTESCGGSFTTLAGVFSMVGTVGVPMPTVEARLVSVPEMGYEAFSGDVARGEICLRGKSMFSGYHKRQDLTDQVVINGWFHTGDIGEWQEDGSMKIIDRKKNIFKLSQGEYVAVENLENTYSRCPLIAQIWIYGNSFESFLVAVVVPERKAIEDWAKLNNQSSPSDFESLCQNLKAQKYFLDELNSTAKQYQLKGFEMLKAVHLEPNLFDIERDLITPTFKLKRPQLLKHYKSIIDQLYTEAKASRA encoded by the exons ATGGATTATCGCGATGGAG TTATATTGCAGGCCTGCATGAGCCAAGGGATAACTTATGTACCTTTATACGACAGTTTAG GTGTAAACGCTGTAGAGTTCATCATCAACCATGCCGAGGTTTCGCTGGTATTCGTTCAAGAGAAGGCACTTTCCTCC ATCTTAGCATGCCACAAGGCATGTTCTTCGAATTTGAAGA CTATTGTGAGCTTTGGTGAAGTCTCGACTACACAAAAGGAAGAAGCTGAGAACCAATGTGTTTCGTTATTTTCATGGCATGAGTTCTTACTAATG GGAAACTCGGATAAGACAGCACTTCCTCGTAAGCAAAAAACAGACATATGCACAATAATGTACACAAGCGGGACGACGGGAGAGCCCAAAGGTGTAATCTTAAGCAATGCAGCGATTATGGTCGAAGTTTTATCCATTGATAAAATGCTTCAAGTCACCGATCGATCg TGTGACACAAGTGATGTGTTTTTCTCGTACTTGCCATTAGCACATTGTTATGATCAAGTCATGGAGATCTACTTTTTATCAAGAGGCTCGTCTGTTGGATACTGGCGTGGC GACATTCGGTACTTGATGGATGATGTTCATGCACTGAAACCAACTGTGTTTTGCGGTGTTCCACGAGTTTACGACAAACTCTATGCTG GTGTAATGCAAAAAATCTCAGCTGGTGGTTTGATACGCAAGAAACTGTTCGATTTGGCTTATAACTA TAAATTGGGGAATATGAGGAAAGGATTGTCTCAAGAAGAAGCTTCTCCTCGTCTAGACAGACTTATGTTCGATAAG ATAAAAGATGCATTAGGAGGAAGAGCTCATATGTTGTTATCAGGTGCAGCACCTTTACCTCGTCATGTAGAGGAGTTTTTGAGAATCATCCCTGCCTCTAATCTCTCTCAAGGTTATG GATTGACTGAGAGCTGTGGAGGGAGCTTCACGACTTTAGCAGGAGTATTTTCTATGGTGGGGACAGTGGGTGTGCCAATGCCTACGGTGGAGGCAAGGCTAGTTTCTGTACCAGAGATGGGTTATGAAGCTTTTTCCGGGGATGTGGCTAGAGGAGAGATTTGTCTTAGAGGAAAATCAATGTTCTCTGGTTACCACAAAAGGCAAGACCTAACTGATCAAGTCGTGATCAATGGATGGTTCCACACAG GAGATATTGGGGAATGGCAAGAAGATGGATCGATGAAGATCATAGATAGGAAAAAGAACATCTTTAAGTTGTCTCAAGGTGAATATGTTGCTGTCGAAAACCTCGAGAACACTTACTCAAGATGCCCTCTTATTGCTCAG ATATGGATCTATGGAAACAGCTTCGAGTCTTTTCTGGTAGCAGTGGTTGTACCCGAGAGAAAGGCTATTGAAGATTGGGCTAAACTTAATAACCAATCATCTCCCAGTGATTTTGAATCTCTATGTCAAAATCTCAAAGCTCAAAAATACTTCTTGGATGAGCTTAACTCTACCGCAAAGCAATACCAA CTTAAAGGGTTTGAAATGTTAAAAGCGGTTCATTTGGAACCAAACCTTTTCGATATTGAAAGAGATCTTATAACTCCAACTTTCAAGTTGAAAAGGCCACAGCTCCTGAAACATTACAAG AGCATAATTGATCAACTTTACACCGAAGCAAAGGCGTCCAGAGCATAG